The Accipiter gentilis chromosome 9, bAccGen1.1, whole genome shotgun sequence genome includes a region encoding these proteins:
- the TWNK gene encoding twinkle mtDNA helicase isoform X2, protein MAAVPLRSCRAAGRLLPLLCGGARSKGASLRAGALGRLTQRRYKKDVLPSPERPMPSVSITEIRQYLRAQGIPFHDGYSCLHTPSLFTDGQQDQPPAASAPYTLFIDKMTGSFLCTATLAEGTWQDFQATVELQHRGVPTPGTEELEEDVQWAREDARCIWDRALPLWELLDKDETNKTKAMFGISLVTDATLKRFGVRYLRTAKSLVFPWFSPRDATLKGLKLVRVEKKGDAITYVEETLPRLDSYRNLFGLPLIGHRDTELVLTGWELDALALYQATGVASLALPRGATCLPPALLPYLEQFKRITLWLGEDLHSWEAAKLFARKLSLKRCSLVRPGNLQPRPLEALNQGLNLTKILRTALPASHKSIVSFRQLREEVFGELVNTEQVAGVKWARFPELNKLLKGHRRGELTIFTGPTGSGKTTFISEYALDLCMQGVCTLWGSFEISNIRLAKIMLTQFALQRLEDQLELYDEWADRFEDLPLYFMTFHGQQNIKTVIDTMQHAVYMYDITHVVVDNLQFMMGHEHISADRLAAQDYIVGAFRKFATDNTCHITLVIHPRKEDDEKELQTASIFGSAKDRKLVTGPGKRYLQVSKNRFDGDVGIFPLEFSKASLTFSSSSRSKVKLKKMKEEKALLAKKAPEECSGDSKKP, encoded by the exons ATGGCGGCCGTGCCCCTGCGGTCCTGCAGAGCCGCCGGCCGCCTCCTGCCGCTGCTGTGCGGGGGGGCGAGGAGCAAGGGAGCCTCCCTGAGGGCCGGGGCGCTGGGCCGCCTCACCCAGCGGCGCTACAAGAAGGACGTGCTGCCCTCCCCCGAGCGGCCCATGCCCTCCGTCTCCATCACCGAGATCCGGCAGTATCTGCGGGCCCAGGGCATCCCCTTCCACGATGGGTACAGCTGCCTGCACACCCCCAGCCTCTTCACCGACGGCCAGCAGGACCAGCCGCCGGCCGCCAGCGCCCCTTACACGCTTTTCATCGACAAGATGACGGGCAGCTTCCTGTGCACGGCCACTCTGGCCGAGGGCACCTGGCAGGACTTCCAGGCCACGGTGGAGCTGCAGCACCGCGGCGTTCCCACCCCCGgcacggaggagctggaggaggacgTGCAATGGGCTCGCGAGGATGCCCGCTGCATCTGGGACCGGGCGCTGCCACTCTGGGAGCTGCTGGACAAGGACGAGACCAACAAGACCAAGGCCATGTTCGGTATCTCCCTGGTGACGGACGCCACCCTGAAACGCTTTGGGGTGCGTTACCTGAGGACTGCCAAGTCCCTTGTCTTCCCCTGGTTCAGTCCCCGCGATGCAACGCTGAAAGGCCTGAAGCTCGTGAGGGTGGAGAAGAAGGGGGATGCGATCACTTACGTGGAAGAGACTTTACCCCGCCTCGACTCCTACCGCAATCTCTTTGGGCTGCCCCTGATTGGCCACCGAGACACAGAGCTGGTCTTAACTGGGTGGGAGCTGGATGCCCTGGCCCTGTACCAAGCTACAGGGGTGGCCAGTCTGGCCTTGCCACGGGGGGCCACCTGCCtgccccctgccctcctcccctaCCTGGAGCAGTTCAAGCGCATCACGCTGTGGTTGGGCGAGGACCTGCACTCCTGGGAAGCCGCCAAGCTCTTTGCCCGCAAGCTGAGCCTCAAGCGTTGCTCCCTGGTGCGCCCCGGCAACCTGCAGCCCCGACCCTTGGAGGCTCTGAACCAGGGCCTGAACCTCACCAAGATCCTGCGTACTGCCCTGCCCGCCAGCCACAAATCCATTGTGTCCTTCCGGCAGCTGCGCGAGGAGGTGTTCGGGGAGCTGGTCAACACTGAGCAGGTGGCCGGCGTCAAGTGGGCGCGCTTCCCCGAGCTCAATAAGCTCCTCAAAGGACACCGCAGAGGGGAGCTCACCATCTTCACAG GCCCGACGGGTAGCGGGAAGACGACCTTTATCAGTGAGTACGCACTGGACTTGTGCATGCAGGGGGTGTGCACGCTGTGGGGCAGCTTCGAGATCAGCAACATCCGCCTGGCCAAGATCATGCTGACGCAGTTCGCTTTGCAGCGTCTGGAGGACCAGCTGGAGCTGTATGACGAGTGGGCTGATCGCTTCGAGGACCTCCCACTCTACTTCATGACCTTCCATGGCCAGCAGAACATCAA GACAGTGATTGACACCATGCAGCATGCAGTCTACATGTATGACATCACCCATGTGGTCGTCGACAACCTCCAGTTCATGATGGGACACGAGCATATCTCTGCAGACAG GCTCGCTGCCCAGGACTACATTGTTGGTGCCTTCCGCAAGTTTGCCACAGACAACACCTGCCACATCACACTGGTCATCCATCCCCGCAAGGAGGATGATGAGAAGGAGCTGCAGACGGCCTCCATCTTTGGCTCTGCCAAG GACCGTAAGCTGGTGACGGGGCCAGGGAAGCGCTACCTGCAGGTGTCCAAGAACCGCTTCGATGGGGACGTGGGCATCTTCCCCCTGGAGTTCAGCAAGGCCTCGCTTACCTTCTCGTCCTCCAGCAGAAGCAAAGTCAAGCTGAAGAAGATGAAGGAGGAGAAGGCACTTTTAGCCAAGAAAGCTCCAGAGGAATGCTCAGGAGACTCTAAGAAGCCATGA
- the TWNK gene encoding twinkle mtDNA helicase isoform X1, translating to MAPPSPGTGIARGDGSTGFRPPPGSDALSAAAAGSGNGGVRGAPREGGGLSGAGPRGRRCRIRGGCGRVPGRPGRPRRPGRRRRRSAGRMAAVPLRSCRAAGRLLPLLCGGARSKGASLRAGALGRLTQRRYKKDVLPSPERPMPSVSITEIRQYLRAQGIPFHDGYSCLHTPSLFTDGQQDQPPAASAPYTLFIDKMTGSFLCTATLAEGTWQDFQATVELQHRGVPTPGTEELEEDVQWAREDARCIWDRALPLWELLDKDETNKTKAMFGISLVTDATLKRFGVRYLRTAKSLVFPWFSPRDATLKGLKLVRVEKKGDAITYVEETLPRLDSYRNLFGLPLIGHRDTELVLTGWELDALALYQATGVASLALPRGATCLPPALLPYLEQFKRITLWLGEDLHSWEAAKLFARKLSLKRCSLVRPGNLQPRPLEALNQGLNLTKILRTALPASHKSIVSFRQLREEVFGELVNTEQVAGVKWARFPELNKLLKGHRRGELTIFTGPTGSGKTTFISEYALDLCMQGVCTLWGSFEISNIRLAKIMLTQFALQRLEDQLELYDEWADRFEDLPLYFMTFHGQQNIKTVIDTMQHAVYMYDITHVVVDNLQFMMGHEHISADRLAAQDYIVGAFRKFATDNTCHITLVIHPRKEDDEKELQTASIFGSAKASQEADNVLILQDRKLVTGPGKRYLQVSKNRFDGDVGIFPLEFSKASLTFSSSSRSKVKLKKMKEEKALLAKKAPEECSGDSKKP from the exons ATGGCGCCGCCCTCACCCGGAACCGGAATCGCGCGGGGAGACGGGAGCACCGGCTTCCGTCCGCCGCCCGGAAGTGACGCGctgagcgcggcggcggcggggtcggGCAATGGCGGCGTCCGTGGAGCTCCACGTGAGGGGGGCGGCCTGAGCGGcgccgggccgcggggccgccgaTGCCGGATCCGCGGCGGCTGCGGGCGGGTGCCGGGGCGGCCCGGGCGGCCCAGGCGGCCCgggcggaggcggaggcggagCGCGGGCAGGATGGCGGCCGTGCCCCTGCGGTCCTGCAGAGCCGCCGGCCGCCTCCTGCCGCTGCTGTGCGGGGGGGCGAGGAGCAAGGGAGCCTCCCTGAGGGCCGGGGCGCTGGGCCGCCTCACCCAGCGGCGCTACAAGAAGGACGTGCTGCCCTCCCCCGAGCGGCCCATGCCCTCCGTCTCCATCACCGAGATCCGGCAGTATCTGCGGGCCCAGGGCATCCCCTTCCACGATGGGTACAGCTGCCTGCACACCCCCAGCCTCTTCACCGACGGCCAGCAGGACCAGCCGCCGGCCGCCAGCGCCCCTTACACGCTTTTCATCGACAAGATGACGGGCAGCTTCCTGTGCACGGCCACTCTGGCCGAGGGCACCTGGCAGGACTTCCAGGCCACGGTGGAGCTGCAGCACCGCGGCGTTCCCACCCCCGgcacggaggagctggaggaggacgTGCAATGGGCTCGCGAGGATGCCCGCTGCATCTGGGACCGGGCGCTGCCACTCTGGGAGCTGCTGGACAAGGACGAGACCAACAAGACCAAGGCCATGTTCGGTATCTCCCTGGTGACGGACGCCACCCTGAAACGCTTTGGGGTGCGTTACCTGAGGACTGCCAAGTCCCTTGTCTTCCCCTGGTTCAGTCCCCGCGATGCAACGCTGAAAGGCCTGAAGCTCGTGAGGGTGGAGAAGAAGGGGGATGCGATCACTTACGTGGAAGAGACTTTACCCCGCCTCGACTCCTACCGCAATCTCTTTGGGCTGCCCCTGATTGGCCACCGAGACACAGAGCTGGTCTTAACTGGGTGGGAGCTGGATGCCCTGGCCCTGTACCAAGCTACAGGGGTGGCCAGTCTGGCCTTGCCACGGGGGGCCACCTGCCtgccccctgccctcctcccctaCCTGGAGCAGTTCAAGCGCATCACGCTGTGGTTGGGCGAGGACCTGCACTCCTGGGAAGCCGCCAAGCTCTTTGCCCGCAAGCTGAGCCTCAAGCGTTGCTCCCTGGTGCGCCCCGGCAACCTGCAGCCCCGACCCTTGGAGGCTCTGAACCAGGGCCTGAACCTCACCAAGATCCTGCGTACTGCCCTGCCCGCCAGCCACAAATCCATTGTGTCCTTCCGGCAGCTGCGCGAGGAGGTGTTCGGGGAGCTGGTCAACACTGAGCAGGTGGCCGGCGTCAAGTGGGCGCGCTTCCCCGAGCTCAATAAGCTCCTCAAAGGACACCGCAGAGGGGAGCTCACCATCTTCACAG GCCCGACGGGTAGCGGGAAGACGACCTTTATCAGTGAGTACGCACTGGACTTGTGCATGCAGGGGGTGTGCACGCTGTGGGGCAGCTTCGAGATCAGCAACATCCGCCTGGCCAAGATCATGCTGACGCAGTTCGCTTTGCAGCGTCTGGAGGACCAGCTGGAGCTGTATGACGAGTGGGCTGATCGCTTCGAGGACCTCCCACTCTACTTCATGACCTTCCATGGCCAGCAGAACATCAA GACAGTGATTGACACCATGCAGCATGCAGTCTACATGTATGACATCACCCATGTGGTCGTCGACAACCTCCAGTTCATGATGGGACACGAGCATATCTCTGCAGACAG GCTCGCTGCCCAGGACTACATTGTTGGTGCCTTCCGCAAGTTTGCCACAGACAACACCTGCCACATCACACTGGTCATCCATCCCCGCAAGGAGGATGATGAGAAGGAGCTGCAGACGGCCTCCATCTTTGGCTCTGCCAAG GCCAGTCAGGAGGCCGACAATGTCCTCATCCTGCAGGACCGTAAGCTGGTGACGGGGCCAGGGAAGCGCTACCTGCAGGTGTCCAAGAACCGCTTCGATGGGGACGTGGGCATCTTCCCCCTGGAGTTCAGCAAGGCCTCGCTTACCTTCTCGTCCTCCAGCAGAAGCAAAGTCAAGCTGAAGAAGATGAAGGAGGAGAAGGCACTTTTAGCCAAGAAAGCTCCAGAGGAATGCTCAGGAGACTCTAAGAAGCCATGA
- the MRPL43 gene encoding 39S ribosomal protein L43, mitochondrial, with translation MTSRGTPSRFLAAVLHNGVGRYVRQLQRLQLLFSPTAGDARGARQFVEEAALDFARQHPDVVLYISPRFGRAPLLVAEYLNGTVREELIANKTSEEIVQLATKLAGQSGLDIIRIRKPFHTDNPSVQGQWHPFTNKPSALTVQGPRLQPQ, from the exons ATGACGAGCCGCGGGACGCCCAGCCGGTTCCTGGCGGCCGTCCTGCACAACGGCGTGGGCCGCTACGTGCGGCAGCTCCAGCGCCTCCAGCTCCTCTTCAGCCCTACCGCGGGCGACGCCCGCGGCGCCAG gcAGTTCGTGGAGGAGGCGGCGCTGGACTTTGCCCGGCAGCACCCCGATGTCGTTCTCTACATCAGCCCCCGCTTTGGCCGGGCCCCACTGCTGGTGGCTGAGTACC TGAACGGGACAGTGCGGGAGGAGCTCATTGCCAACAAGACGAGCGAGGAGATCGTGCAGCTGGCCACCAAGCTGGCTGGCCAGTCTGGCCTGGACATCATCCGCATCCGCAAGCCCTTCCACACCGACAACCCCAGTGTCCAGGGCCAGTGGCACCCCTTCACCAACAAACCCTCTGCCCTCACTGTCCAGGGCCCGCGCCTGCAGCCCCAATAA